In the Rhodospirillaceae bacterium genome, one interval contains:
- a CDS encoding DUF1838 family protein, translating into MDNYKISRRGLASTAAGLGVAAAGLGASTRGQAAVTALPTDPVEQLHAMVKMMGTRAEERVIWKTKGKIFAIMPDDVVLLYGMRGSESTWWRQIDDTTYVRYNSTMSFFTDPETDEFIDTYTSPFNGETITLPASYIRHKEGEFFTPMGSYYGSMKKAFPEKYKDEPLHMDWTLDGDVIRRQEGDNFPPIIPQPSIEYASMFAWASEVFDPDLDRASGVSSGWNIMAGSRTPYTELGIPPGNVNWHFDAVKIDDADQLDDDYLVRARAHSDRFDVSPELDEGPSFFERILQLRGLSK; encoded by the coding sequence ATGGACAATTATAAAATCTCACGACGAGGCCTTGCGTCCACGGCCGCAGGCTTGGGTGTTGCAGCGGCTGGTCTTGGTGCCAGCACCCGCGGGCAGGCAGCGGTCACCGCTCTGCCAACGGACCCGGTCGAGCAATTGCACGCCATGGTGAAGATGATGGGAACGCGCGCCGAAGAGCGTGTGATTTGGAAAACCAAAGGCAAGATTTTTGCGATCATGCCCGATGATGTGGTTCTGCTGTATGGCATGCGGGGCAGTGAGAGCACGTGGTGGCGGCAAATCGATGATACCACCTACGTGCGCTACAACTCGACCATGTCTTTCTTCACCGATCCCGAGACCGATGAATTCATCGACACTTACACAAGTCCGTTTAACGGCGAGACCATCACGCTGCCCGCAAGCTATATCCGCCACAAGGAAGGGGAGTTCTTTACGCCAATGGGCAGTTACTATGGCTCCATGAAAAAGGCATTTCCTGAAAAATATAAAGATGAGCCATTGCACATGGATTGGACGTTGGATGGCGATGTCATCCGCCGCCAGGAAGGCGACAACTTTCCACCGATCATCCCGCAACCCTCTATCGAGTACGCTTCAATGTTCGCGTGGGCTTCGGAAGTCTTTGATCCAGACCTGGATCGGGCCAGCGGTGTCTCTAGCGGCTGGAACATTATGGCCGGTTCCCGCACGCCTTACACCGAGTTGGGAATTCCACCAGGCAACGTGAACTGGCATTTTGACGCCGTAAAAATCGATGACGCCGATCAGCTGGACGACGATTACCTGGTCCGCGCGCGAGCCCACAGCGATCGGTTCGATGTCTCACCTGAGCTTGATGAGGGGCCGTCCTTCTTCGAGCGCATCCTTCAACTGCGCGGCCTCTCTAAATAA
- a CDS encoding tannase/feruloyl esterase family alpha/beta hydrolase, which translates to MTNASDAQSATEAQCQALLNQDFSTVIDAPTHLMGSKAVPASADGVPAHCQVRGYVAPSIEFEIRLPLNNWNSKFLKRGCGGFCGGVFITACNNHLKDGYACIASDMGHTSTGTDAKWAYNDVQSEIDFGYRATHVVTVAGKAITESFYGTAPQRSYFMGCSTGGRQGLVEAQRFPYDFDGIVAGAPVINETGAGMQLLWNVVANRDDDGKQILPASKIQMIHDAVIKKCDRNDGLEDGLIGDARVCDFEPNALQCRGGDRASCLTAAQVEVVNKIYNGPVNAAGEALYTGGAQRGSELNWIGTYISEDGGPSIYENFMGDLWRYLGFMPDPGPAWQQTDFDFDYDYKRLGLMETFYSGSNPDLRKFKANGGKILVYQGWSDQSVVPLNIIDYTDTVTNTMGGQAATQEFFRLFMIPGMNHCTGGDGAYAIDYLAYMEAWLEQGTAPDRLTGIHPKISVDSAGTDLPLSADQVEFSRPVFPYPARVQYDGSGDPTQDSSFIRVDP; encoded by the coding sequence ATGACGAATGCATCTGATGCACAGTCAGCCACAGAGGCCCAATGCCAAGCGCTCCTCAATCAGGACTTTTCAACGGTCATTGATGCCCCCACTCATCTTATGGGCAGCAAGGCTGTTCCGGCATCAGCGGATGGTGTGCCTGCGCATTGTCAGGTGCGTGGCTATGTTGCGCCTAGCATCGAGTTTGAGATCCGGCTGCCCCTGAATAACTGGAACAGCAAATTTCTGAAGCGCGGCTGCGGTGGCTTCTGTGGTGGCGTTTTTATCACCGCGTGTAACAATCACTTGAAAGATGGCTATGCCTGCATTGCGAGTGATATGGGCCATACCTCCACCGGCACCGACGCGAAATGGGCCTATAACGATGTCCAGTCCGAAATCGATTTTGGCTATCGTGCCACCCATGTGGTCACGGTGGCCGGGAAGGCAATAACGGAGTCCTTCTACGGCACCGCCCCTCAGCGATCCTATTTCATGGGCTGCTCCACCGGCGGCCGTCAGGGATTGGTCGAAGCCCAACGTTTCCCCTACGACTTTGACGGCATTGTTGCGGGCGCACCGGTGATCAATGAGACCGGTGCGGGCATGCAGCTGTTGTGGAACGTTGTGGCCAACCGTGATGACGACGGCAAGCAGATATTGCCCGCCAGCAAAATCCAGATGATTCATGATGCGGTGATCAAGAAATGCGACAGGAATGACGGCCTTGAAGATGGTCTCATCGGTGATGCCCGCGTGTGTGATTTTGAACCCAATGCGTTGCAATGTCGTGGTGGGGATCGGGCCTCCTGTCTTACCGCTGCCCAAGTTGAGGTGGTGAACAAGATTTATAACGGCCCGGTCAATGCGGCTGGGGAAGCGCTGTATACCGGCGGTGCGCAGCGTGGGTCTGAACTAAACTGGATCGGCACGTACATCAGCGAAGATGGGGGCCCGTCGATCTATGAAAATTTCATGGGTGATCTGTGGCGCTATCTTGGTTTCATGCCGGACCCTGGTCCTGCGTGGCAGCAAACCGATTTTGACTTTGATTACGACTACAAACGGCTTGGGTTGATGGAAACCTTTTACAGCGGCTCAAACCCGGACCTGCGCAAATTCAAAGCCAATGGCGGAAAAATTTTAGTCTATCAAGGCTGGAGTGATCAGTCCGTGGTGCCACTGAATATCATCGACTACACCGACACCGTTACCAATACCATGGGTGGTCAGGCTGCGACGCAAGAGTTCTTTCGCCTGTTTATGATCCCAGGCATGAATCATTGCACCGGGGGAGACGGGGCTTATGCGATTGATTATCTCGCCTATATGGAAGCATGGCTTGAGCAGGGAACAGCGCCAGACAGACTGACCGGTATTCACCCAAAGATAAGCGTTGATAGCGCGGGCACCGATTTACCCTTAAGCGCGGACCAGGTCGAGTTCAGCCGGCCGGTCTTTCCGTATCCTGCGAGGGTTCAATACGATGGAAGCGGTGACCCAACGCAAGACAGCAGTTTTATCCGCGTCGATCCATAG
- the ettA gene encoding energy-dependent translational throttle protein EttA: protein MASYQYVYTMHKLGKSYPGGKEVVKDVSLSFLPGAKIGVLGYNGSGKSTLLKIMAGLDTEYTGEARAADGLKIGYLEQEPELNPDKDVLGNVMEGVGEINSLLQRFEEVSGKFAEEMTDDEMNDLIAEQADLQEKIDAADGWDVQRGVEIAMDALRCPPGDSGVEKLSGGEKRRVALCRLLLSKPDMLLLDEPTNHLDAESVGWLEHFLEEYPGTVVGVTHDRYFLDNVTGWILELDRGRGIPYEGNYSSWLEQKQKRLKQEEREETGRQRTLQTELEWVRQSPSARRSKSKARISAYNDLVAQAAERAPDHAQIVIPPGERLGGLVIEAKGVSKAYGDRLLIDNLNFNLPPGGIVGVIGPNGAGKSTLFKMITGIEKPDSGELRIGDTVKLGYIDQNREALSANKTVWEEISDGNDEIMLGKFPVQSRAYVGRFNFKGSDQQKKVGQLSGGERNRVHLAKMLKSGSNVILLDEPTNDLDVDTLRALELALLEFAGCAIVISHDRWFLDRIATHILAFEGDSHVEWFEGNFEDYEEDKRRRLGTDATEPHRIKYKKIER from the coding sequence ATGGCAAGCTATCAATACGTCTACACCATGCACAAACTCGGCAAGAGCTATCCGGGTGGTAAAGAAGTTGTCAAAGACGTTTCCTTGTCGTTCCTCCCGGGGGCGAAAATTGGTGTGCTTGGCTACAACGGCTCAGGTAAGTCGACGCTGCTCAAAATCATGGCTGGTCTGGATACCGAGTATACCGGCGAGGCCCGGGCGGCCGATGGTCTTAAAATTGGCTACCTGGAGCAGGAACCCGAGCTCAATCCTGATAAAGACGTGCTGGGCAACGTCATGGAAGGGGTTGGCGAAATCAACTCTTTGTTGCAACGGTTTGAAGAGGTCAGCGGCAAGTTCGCCGAGGAAATGACCGACGATGAGATGAATGACCTCATCGCCGAGCAAGCTGACTTGCAGGAAAAAATTGATGCGGCAGACGGCTGGGATGTCCAGCGTGGCGTCGAGATCGCCATGGATGCCTTGCGCTGCCCGCCAGGGGACTCAGGCGTCGAGAAGCTCTCGGGGGGTGAAAAACGCCGGGTGGCTTTGTGCCGCCTTTTGCTCTCTAAGCCCGATATGCTGTTGCTTGATGAGCCGACCAACCACCTGGATGCGGAATCGGTCGGCTGGCTGGAACACTTTCTGGAAGAATATCCAGGCACGGTCGTCGGTGTCACCCACGACCGTTACTTCCTTGATAATGTCACCGGCTGGATTCTTGAACTCGACCGTGGCCGCGGTATTCCCTACGAAGGCAATTACTCGTCTTGGCTTGAGCAAAAACAAAAACGGCTTAAGCAGGAAGAGCGCGAAGAAACAGGCCGTCAACGGACCCTGCAAACCGAATTGGAATGGGTACGCCAAAGCCCATCGGCCCGTCGCTCCAAGAGCAAGGCGCGTATCTCAGCCTACAATGACTTGGTGGCCCAGGCGGCCGAGCGTGCACCGGATCATGCGCAAATTGTTATTCCGCCCGGCGAGCGTTTGGGGGGCTTGGTTATTGAGGCCAAGGGCGTTTCTAAAGCCTACGGCGACCGTCTCCTGATCGACAACTTGAACTTTAATCTCCCACCTGGCGGTATTGTCGGTGTGATCGGACCCAACGGGGCCGGAAAATCGACCCTGTTCAAAATGATCACGGGTATTGAAAAACCTGATTCCGGCGAGCTGCGCATCGGAGACACCGTTAAACTAGGTTATATCGACCAAAATCGTGAGGCTCTGTCTGCGAATAAGACCGTCTGGGAGGAAATTTCAGACGGTAATGATGAAATCATGTTGGGCAAGTTCCCCGTGCAAAGCCGGGCTTATGTGGGGCGGTTTAACTTCAAGGGCTCCGACCAGCAGAAAAAGGTCGGACAGTTGTCTGGTGGGGAGCGTAATCGTGTCCATCTGGCCAAAATGTTAAAATCCGGCTCCAACGTCATCCTCCTCGATGAGCCCACCAATGATCTGGACGTGGATACCTTGCGGGCGTTGGAACTGGCTCTGCTTGAGTTTGCCGGCTGCGCTATTGTGATCAGCCACGATCGCTGGTTCTTAGACCGGATCGCCACACATATCCTCGCTTTTGAAGGCGATAGCCATGTGGAGTGGTTTGAGGGCAACTTTGAAGACTACGAGGAAGACAAACGTCGCCGTCTGGGCACAGATGCCACCGAGCCACATCGTATCAAGTACAAAAAGATTGAGCGTTAA
- a CDS encoding TonB-dependent receptor → MKRTSVLAASTALVTSLLLPHVAPMAQNLALEEIVVTARKVEENLMEVPLAITAFSAQDIESRNMKDLNDISAFTPSFSFSNQQGGSGRNDRSTNSLTFRGLFLGNNAGLSAGGQLFIDGAPVIGAQTPSISDVERIEVLKGPQSAYFGRSTFAGAINFVTRDPGDEFAGRINAEYSQFGSHDMALSLEGPIVEDKLAIRVGARSVHEGGYYTNFADPTQSFGERDTTSLSTSIVFTPSDNLKVKAFVQYFENKDGPPAQAALKQESFNGIAGRDGTCRPSTPLPADITPGSTAAQGYYCGTLPSVSEIDPSLISGDYGINSVLRETLFNPNPNWLTFDPTFVEGYAHRRNAFQANVRADYDTNGGYTFSSLTAYHRDKSSNLIDLNYRDARDIANPFFVSEAVTPTRLPWRNTLLLSQARSRDFSQELRITSPQDERLRWTAGVNYLWAHSPGGTVYGNLILGPFFTAAITKQWAETPSVFGAVYYDIADDLTLSVEGRYQWDKISQQPIIGTNGLPTTGVAAQKLKETYKSFSPRVSIDYKYAENSTAYALFSRGYRPGGFNAGLVTSTPETLAALRAVVPDAGIAYQEEQIDNYELGLKSTLLDGRARTTIALYYMDWLNGQAQNSIPVVANGVANLIGLTVNNGAAKLKGIEFEGQFQATENLTLTAAFGLNDTEIESFNCSECNNAYGSFDAVGNELPTVPKYTWALSGEYTDQLTSEFDWFTRVDYTHTGAKNTDFSNVAQTAKIDNVNARIGIRNDTMSLEAFVVNAFNHDEMIHGLQGTDVFNFITGPAPNAREIRLSLPKPRSFGVRASYNF, encoded by the coding sequence ATGAAACGTACGTCTGTATTGGCCGCGTCGACAGCTTTGGTCACGTCGCTACTTTTGCCGCATGTGGCACCGATGGCCCAAAATTTGGCCCTCGAAGAAATCGTGGTGACCGCCCGTAAGGTTGAAGAAAACCTTATGGAAGTGCCGTTGGCCATTACCGCCTTCTCAGCGCAAGATATTGAGTCGCGCAACATGAAGGACCTGAATGACATCAGTGCCTTCACGCCAAGCTTCAGTTTCTCCAATCAGCAAGGTGGTTCAGGTCGTAACGACCGTTCGACGAACTCCCTTACGTTCCGTGGCTTGTTCCTGGGCAATAACGCCGGCTTGTCCGCTGGCGGTCAGCTTTTCATTGATGGTGCGCCGGTTATTGGGGCCCAGACCCCGAGCATCAGCGACGTCGAGCGTATTGAAGTGCTGAAAGGCCCTCAGAGTGCTTATTTCGGTCGCTCAACCTTTGCCGGTGCGATCAACTTTGTAACCCGCGATCCTGGCGATGAATTTGCTGGCAGAATCAATGCTGAGTACTCACAGTTTGGCTCACATGATATGGCCCTCAGTCTTGAAGGCCCTATTGTAGAAGATAAGCTGGCCATTCGTGTTGGTGCGCGAAGTGTCCACGAAGGTGGATACTATACGAACTTCGCTGATCCGACGCAGAGTTTTGGCGAACGGGACACGACATCACTCTCGACATCGATTGTGTTCACGCCCAGCGACAACCTGAAGGTCAAAGCCTTCGTCCAGTACTTCGAAAACAAGGACGGTCCGCCGGCCCAAGCGGCATTGAAGCAAGAATCTTTTAACGGGATTGCTGGCCGCGACGGCACGTGTCGTCCGAGCACGCCGTTACCTGCTGATATCACGCCAGGAAGCACTGCGGCCCAAGGGTACTACTGCGGCACGTTGCCGAGCGTCAGTGAAATTGACCCAAGCCTGATCTCGGGTGATTACGGAATCAATTCTGTGTTGCGTGAGACGCTGTTTAACCCGAACCCAAATTGGCTGACGTTCGATCCGACCTTTGTTGAGGGCTATGCCCATCGTCGTAACGCGTTCCAGGCCAATGTTCGGGCCGATTACGACACCAATGGTGGTTACACGTTCAGTTCGTTGACGGCTTATCATCGGGACAAATCTTCCAACCTGATCGACTTGAACTACCGCGATGCTAGAGATATCGCGAACCCGTTCTTTGTTTCGGAAGCCGTGACCCCAACACGCCTGCCATGGCGGAATACGCTCCTGCTTAGCCAAGCCCGCTCGCGGGACTTTAGCCAGGAATTGCGCATCACATCTCCGCAGGACGAGCGTCTGCGGTGGACAGCGGGGGTGAACTACCTTTGGGCGCATTCGCCGGGTGGCACGGTTTACGGCAACCTGATTCTGGGTCCGTTCTTTACGGCGGCCATCACCAAGCAATGGGCTGAAACGCCTTCCGTGTTTGGGGCTGTTTATTATGACATCGCCGATGATCTGACGCTCAGCGTAGAAGGCCGTTACCAGTGGGATAAGATCAGCCAACAGCCGATCATTGGCACAAATGGCCTCCCCACCACCGGCGTCGCCGCGCAGAAGCTCAAAGAAACCTACAAGAGCTTCTCACCCCGTGTTTCTATCGATTACAAATACGCGGAAAACTCGACTGCCTACGCCTTGTTCTCACGCGGGTATCGTCCGGGTGGCTTCAACGCCGGTCTCGTGACTTCCACACCTGAAACGCTTGCAGCCTTGCGGGCGGTTGTGCCGGATGCCGGTATTGCCTATCAGGAAGAGCAGATCGATAACTACGAGCTTGGTTTAAAATCCACGCTGCTCGACGGTCGTGCCCGTACAACCATCGCCCTGTATTATATGGACTGGTTGAATGGACAGGCTCAAAACAGCATCCCTGTCGTCGCCAATGGCGTTGCCAATCTGATCGGCTTAACCGTCAACAACGGTGCAGCCAAGCTCAAGGGCATCGAGTTTGAAGGTCAATTCCAAGCGACCGAAAATCTCACGTTGACTGCAGCTTTCGGTCTAAACGATACAGAGATCGAATCGTTCAACTGCTCTGAGTGTAACAACGCATACGGCAGCTTTGATGCAGTCGGAAACGAACTTCCAACTGTTCCAAAGTATACGTGGGCACTCTCAGGTGAGTATACCGACCAACTGACCAGTGAATTTGATTGGTTCACTCGCGTTGACTACACCCACACCGGTGCGAAGAACACTGACTTCTCGAACGTGGCGCAAACGGCCAAGATCGATAACGTGAATGCGCGCATTGGTATTCGCAATGACACGATGTCTTTAGAAGCCTTCGTCGTGAATGCGTTTAACCATGACGAAATGATCCATGGCTTGCAGGGGACAGACGTGTTCAACTTCATTACGGGTCCGGCCCCAAATGCACGTGAAATTCGTTTGTCATTACCTAAGCCACGCAGCTTTGGCGTGCGGGCGAGCTACAACTTCTAA
- the cysC gene encoding adenylyl-sulfate kinase: protein MVRERAFPIVIVGHIDHGKSTLIGRMLHDTNALPTGKVEELQASSDRRGVPFEWSFVLDALQLERDQAITVDSTQIWFHTETRRYVIIDAPGHREFLRNMVTGAASANAGVIVIDAKQGVSEQTRRHAYLLHLIGIPQVVVAVNKMDLVDHSEERFKTVEAEMRMYLKDIGLNAQAVIPVAAMHGDNLARRSCSMPWYDGPTLTDALDAFPRVSAPTERPFRMPVQDVYRQDGKRFIVGRVESGTLNQGDAISVWPSGRSAKVLAFGSWKAATPIQSVQAGQSVALNLDDELFIERGHVLTLPTASPKLSNALSVRLFWLSKDPLRQGESLTLKLATASYDVTVDSVDTVIDVEDLSRHRGTEVTQNGVAEVTLRSRSDITYDLFHDLPTMGRGVLLDGYDVVGGCIIEGGSDIEVVSRNLTAVPQSVTAEERAKANGYPGAVLWMSGLSGAGKSTLAMALQRELFSRKIQVYTLDGDNVRNGLNRDLGFSEEERIENIRRVAEVAKLFADAGTIVISAFIAPTKATRAAAREIIGEHFHEVHVSANMDVCESRDVKGLYAKARRGEIDDFTGVSSPWEPPESPDLDVNTGELSLDESLAKMVDYLEKNILKPV from the coding sequence TTGGTTAGGGAACGCGCTTTTCCCATTGTTATTGTCGGGCATATTGATCACGGCAAGTCGACCTTGATCGGTCGCATGCTCCATGACACGAACGCATTGCCAACCGGGAAAGTCGAGGAGCTGCAAGCCAGTTCTGATCGACGCGGGGTACCCTTCGAATGGTCGTTTGTGTTGGATGCATTACAGCTTGAGCGTGACCAGGCGATTACCGTGGACTCCACACAAATCTGGTTTCATACCGAGACCCGCCGATATGTGATCATTGATGCACCCGGCCATCGGGAATTCTTACGCAACATGGTCACCGGTGCGGCCAGTGCGAACGCGGGCGTGATCGTGATTGATGCCAAGCAAGGTGTTTCAGAACAGACTCGACGCCATGCCTACCTGCTGCACCTGATCGGTATTCCGCAGGTGGTGGTCGCCGTCAATAAAATGGACTTGGTGGACCATTCAGAAGAACGCTTCAAAACTGTTGAAGCAGAGATGCGCATGTATCTCAAAGATATTGGTCTGAACGCTCAAGCGGTTATTCCGGTGGCCGCCATGCACGGCGATAATCTCGCCCGCCGTTCTTGCAGCATGCCCTGGTACGACGGGCCAACCCTTACCGATGCCTTGGATGCCTTTCCAAGAGTATCCGCACCGACGGAGCGCCCTTTTCGCATGCCTGTTCAGGATGTGTATCGACAGGACGGCAAACGCTTCATCGTTGGCCGGGTTGAAAGCGGAACCTTAAATCAAGGCGACGCCATTTCGGTTTGGCCGAGTGGCCGGTCAGCCAAAGTATTGGCATTTGGAAGCTGGAAAGCCGCAACCCCTATTCAATCTGTCCAGGCGGGCCAATCTGTTGCGCTGAACTTAGACGATGAGTTGTTTATTGAGAGAGGCCATGTCCTCACACTTCCAACAGCGAGTCCTAAACTTTCTAACGCGTTATCTGTGCGCCTGTTTTGGCTCAGCAAAGATCCGCTGCGTCAGGGCGAATCCCTGACACTTAAGCTCGCGACGGCCAGTTACGATGTGACTGTTGATTCCGTCGACACTGTGATTGATGTCGAGGACCTCAGCCGGCACCGTGGAACGGAAGTGACGCAAAATGGGGTCGCAGAAGTGACACTCCGGTCCCGCAGCGACATTACTTATGATCTGTTTCACGACCTGCCGACCATGGGGCGTGGTGTTTTGCTGGATGGATACGATGTCGTCGGTGGCTGCATCATTGAAGGCGGCAGCGATATAGAGGTGGTGTCACGCAACTTAACGGCTGTCCCACAATCCGTCACAGCAGAAGAACGCGCCAAAGCCAACGGGTATCCAGGCGCGGTATTGTGGATGTCTGGATTATCCGGTGCCGGAAAATCCACCTTGGCGATGGCGCTGCAACGGGAACTGTTCAGCCGTAAAATCCAGGTCTACACGCTGGACGGCGACAACGTGCGCAACGGCCTGAACCGGGACCTTGGGTTCAGCGAAGAAGAGCGCATTGAAAACATTCGCCGTGTGGCTGAAGTCGCAAAGCTGTTTGCCGATGCGGGAACGATTGTGATTTCAGCCTTTATTGCGCCGACCAAAGCTACACGTGCTGCAGCACGGGAGATCATCGGCGAACATTTCCACGAGGTTCACGTGAGCGCCAACATGGACGTGTGTGAATCTCGCGATGTTAAAGGTTTGTATGCAAAAGCGCGACGCGGCGAGATCGACGATTTCACCGGCGTCTCGTCACCTTGGGAACCACCGGAGTCTCCCGACTTGGACGTTAACACCGGAGAACTCTCGTTAGATGAGTCGTTGGCAAAGATGGTGGACTACTTAGAAAAGAACATTCTTAAGCCCGTCTAG
- the cysD gene encoding sulfate adenylyltransferase subunit CysD, with protein sequence MDDLDALEAQSIFILREAYNKFDPLALLWSLGKDSCVMIWLAKKAFLGRMPFPAVHLDTGKEFPEAYAFRDQYSAAWNLNLIADDCPPIEDVDASLPPASRFAARKSLGLQQAIERYGFKALITGIRRDEQATRAKERVFSPRGTDNSWDFREQPPEFWDQYNTDFPPGTHVRVHPLLHWTEVDIWRYIEREDIPMVPLYYAKNGQRYRSLGEIGITEPIQSEATTIAEIIIELEATKDPERAGRTMDHESEDSFERLRTMGYL encoded by the coding sequence ATGGACGATTTGGACGCACTTGAGGCTCAGAGCATCTTTATATTGCGCGAAGCCTATAACAAGTTCGATCCCCTGGCCTTGCTGTGGTCCCTCGGTAAAGACTCGTGCGTCATGATCTGGCTGGCCAAAAAAGCTTTTCTGGGCCGCATGCCCTTCCCTGCTGTACACTTAGATACGGGTAAAGAATTCCCCGAGGCTTATGCCTTTCGCGACCAATACAGTGCCGCGTGGAATTTAAACTTAATCGCAGATGATTGCCCGCCCATCGAAGACGTTGATGCCAGCCTGCCACCCGCGTCCCGGTTTGCCGCACGTAAGTCGCTCGGCTTGCAGCAGGCTATTGAGCGTTATGGCTTTAAGGCGCTGATTACAGGCATTCGCCGGGATGAACAGGCGACGCGTGCCAAAGAACGCGTGTTCAGCCCGCGTGGTACAGATAATTCGTGGGATTTTCGCGAGCAGCCGCCCGAGTTCTGGGATCAGTACAACACCGACTTCCCACCCGGCACCCATGTGCGCGTGCACCCCTTGCTGCATTGGACCGAGGTGGACATCTGGCGTTACATTGAGCGGGAAGACATCCCCATGGTGCCCTTGTACTACGCCAAGAATGGTCAGCGCTATAGATCCTTGGGCGAGATTGGCATTACCGAGCCGATACAATCTGAAGCCACGACAATTGCAGAAATCATCATCGAACTTGAGGCCACGAAAGATCCGGAACGTGCCGGACGGACGATGGATCATGAATCGGAAGACAGCTTTGAGCGCCTGCGCACGATGGGGTATCTCTGA